A single window of Pyxicephalus adspersus chromosome 10, UCB_Pads_2.0, whole genome shotgun sequence DNA harbors:
- the LOC140339953 gene encoding olfactory receptor 1G1-like, translating into METAQTNITEFSIQGFFGISELRVPVFLLFLFAYLTIISGNLTIVAVIWTFSHLHTPMYSFLANLSILDIASTSCTLPKLLSMLSTKRNTISFTGCITQLYFFLSLSCTEAILLSIMAYDRYVAICNPLHYVVIMKLRYCVVLSLIAWIVAFLDIVGHAVLISKLNFCASHVIDHFFCDLVPVLKMSCSDTYSVELLTYTEGTILGIATFFFTLGSYAFIISTILKIKTSQGRGKAFSTCTGHLTCVTVFYSTLLCLYMRPTSYYSPKHDKFFALLYIVLVPMLNPVIYSLKNEEVKKVFRDFKKGRSLTKEIG; encoded by the coding sequence ATGGAAACAGCACAGACCAACATAACTGAATTTTCAATTCAAGGTTTCTTTGGTATCTCAGAGCTTCGAGTGCCGGTGTTCCTACTCTTCCTTTTTGCCTATTTAACCATTATCAGTGGAAACCTTACTATTGTTGCTGTCATTTGGACATTTTCCCATTTACATACCCCCATGTATTCTTTTCTAGCAAATCTTAGCATCCTTGATATCGCTTCCACTTCATGTACTCTTCCCAAACTTCTTTCCATGCTAAgtacaaaaagaaacacaatctCATTTACTGGTTGTATAACTCAGctctatttctttttatctttatcaTGTACTGAAGCCATCCTGCTTTCAATCATGGCTTATGACCGGTATGTAGCCATTTGTAATCCTCTCCATTATGTTGTTATTATGAAATTAAGATACTGTGTAGTTCTGTCCTTAATTGCATGGATTGTTGCTTTTTTAGACATTGTTGGGCATGCTGTGTTAATATCTAAACTAAATTTTTGTGCATCTCATGTCATTGATCATTTCTTCTGTGATCTTGTCCCAGTGTTAAAGATGTCCTGTAGTGACACGTATAGTGTAGAATTGTTAACTTACACTGAAGGAACAATACTTGGAATTgcaactttcttttttacattgggatcatatgcatttattatttctaCAATTCTAAAGATAAAAACTTCACAAGGCCGGGGTAAAGCATTTTCTACGTGTACTGGGCACCtaacctgtgtcactgtcttctATAGTACTTTACTTTGTTTATATATGAGACCCACATCATATTATTCACCAAAACATGATAAGTTCTTTGCTCTTCTTTATATTGTTTTGGTTCCTATGCTTAACCCTGTAATTTACAGTCTAAAAAATGAAgaagtgaaaaaagtttttagagaCTTTAAAAAAGGAAGGAGTCTCACCAAAGAAATTGGTTAA
- the LOC140339954 gene encoding olfactory receptor 5AR1-like codes for MFKMEAWVSFATGVLRNACAPDLSTQEREAKQAGVPPSLPGQEQITDEGRDVEGRITGLYRSRSKKLPASLTPPLEAEKTSSAKMPLTTFSITKGDCTRMNLHKDPRNEINMSGFSIQVFLYADNLQIPIFLTFFLIYIAIFAGNLIIVTLVITNSHLLTPMYIFIANLSVIDIASTSNILPKLLAIFLTKENTISFAGCITQMYFFMSWTCTEFVLLTFMAYDRYIAICHPLHYPIYMSLRLCIELSFTAWIVSFLVLVGHAVLVYKLSFCSSHLIDHFFCDINPLLKLSCSDITIIELLNYIEGTILGITSFLLIIISYIFIISTILTIKSSEGRHKAFSTCSAHLTCVTMFYGTIICLYVRPTSSYSLKQDKFFSFLYVVLVPFVNPIIYSLKNENIKKALRFKITFLQKGPERILERICGPGTQSAVQAGNCKWLWNFRPLRKKRPGFSDRGNFGVTEKQKFRGHTGTQLPLGKSGAMQKLWTLGVTQEVSRALELWDHLTETLELSQYTASI; via the exons ATGTTCAAGATGGAAGCCTGGGTCTCTTTTGCAACGGGGGTCCTGAGAAATGCTTGTGCTCCTGACCTGAGTACACAGGAGAGGGAGGCTAAACAAGCTGGGGTACCACCAAGCCTTCCAGGACAGGAACAGATAACAGATGAAGGCCGCGATGTGGAGGGAAGAATCACCGGCCTGTATCGGAGCCGAAGCAAGAAGCTGCCTGCATCCTTGACTCCTCCCCTGGAAGCTGAGaa GACGAGCTCAGCTAAAATGCCACTTACTACTTTTAGCATCACCAAAGGAGATTGTACCA GAATGAATTTACACAAAGATCCCAGAAATGAAATTAACATGTCCGGCTTTTCCATACAAGTCTTTTTGTATGCTGATAATCTTCAAATCCCAATATTCTTGACATTTTTCCTCATTTATATTGCCATTTTTGCTGGAAACCTCATCATTGTGACTCTTGTAATAACCAATTCTCATCTACTCACCCCAATGTATATCTTCATAGCGAACCTTTCAGTCATTGACATCGCTTCTACATCAAATATTTTACCCAAATTATTAGCTATATTCTTAACAAAGGAAAACACCATCTCATTTGCTGGATGTATAACTCAGATGTATTTCTTTATGTCATGGACTTGTACGGAGTTCGTCTTGCTGACATTTATGGCCTATGATCGTTATATAGCTATTTGTCACCCTCTTCATTATCCCATCTATATGAGCTTAAGACTTTGCATTGAACTATCATTTACTGCATGGATTGTCAGTTTTTTAGTCCTCGTTGGACATGCTGTTTTAGTCTACAAGTTATCTTTTTGTTCATCTCATCTTATAGATCATTTCTTCTGTGACATTAACCCACTCCTCAAGCTGTCCTGCAGTGACATAACTATTATAGaacttttaaattacattgaaggGACCATACTGGGCATTACATCATTCCTACTtataataatatcatatatatttatcatcTCCACCATTCTTACTATAAAATCTTCTGAAGGCCGACATAAAGCATTTTCCACCTGTTCGGCTCACCTGACCTGTGTGACTATGTTTTATGGGACAATCATCTGTTTATATGTAAGGCCAACTTCAAGTTACTCACTAAAACAGGATAaattcttttcctttctttatgtAGTTTTGGTTCCGTTTGTCAATCCAATTATTTACAGCCTGAAAAacgaaaatattaaaaaagcactcagatttaaaataacatttttgcagaaag GCCCAGAGAGAATCCTGGAAAGAATATGTGGGCCAGGCACTCAATCCGCCGTCCAGGCTGGAAATTGTAAATGGCTCTGGAACTTCCggccattaagaaaaaaaagaccaGGTTTCTCAGACAGGGG AAACTTTGGAGTTACTGAGAAACAGAAATTCAGGGGACATACAGGGACTCAATTGCCACTCGGGAAGTCTGGGGCCATGCAGAAACTTTGGACTCTGGGGGTCACACAGGAAGTCTCAAGGGCACTGGAACTCTGGGACCACCTCACAGAGACACTAGAACTCTCACAGTACACAGCAAGTATTTAG